In Spirosoma pollinicola, the genomic window TACAGGAACATGAACTCTGGGTAACGTTGAATCAGAGTAAAGCCCGGATCCAGCTGGGTAAACTGCCGACCGTTATAGCCGACCCATTGCAAATGCGTCAGCTATTCCAGAATCTGCTTTCGAATGCAGTTAAATTCGCTTTAAAAGACGTTACTCCGGTTATTACAATAACGCATCAACTCGTAAATCGGGCCGAAATTCCAACTGATTTGCTTTCTCCTGCCAAGTCGGGAGAGCGAAAGTCCGCGAGTCCTAAGTTCCATGAAATTTCGGTAGCTGATAATGGTATTGGGTTCGATGAAAAATACATAGACCGCATTTTTCAGGTTTTCCAGCGGTTACACGGTCGAAGTCAGTATACAGGGTCAGGTATTGGACTGGCCATCTGCTACAAAATAGTCGAACGACATGGTGGGGCAATTACGGCCAGCAGCAAGCCCGGAGGTGGTAGTACGTTTCGGGTGTATTTGCCTGTTTGATGGCGCGGTGCGATGGCGCAAGGCCATCACTCACTCCGCAAACTCTTCACCGGATTCATCAACGCGGCTTTCACACTCTGGAAACTTACGGTGAGTAACGCAATGCTTATTGCTAGAAAACCCGCCAGCGCGAACATCCACCAGCTCATGTCGACCTTGTAGGCGTAGTCGCTCAGCCACTGATTCATCGCATACCACGCCAGAGGGGAGGCAATAACAATGGCGATGAGGACCAGTTTCAGTATGTCTTTCGAGAGGAGCGTTACGATGTTGAGCACACTGGCCCCCAGAACTTTACGGACGCCAATTTCTTTGGTGCGCTGCTCGGCCGAGTAGGTCGCCAACCCGAATAAGCCCAGACAGGAAACAAGCAGGGTCAGCAGTGAAAACCCGTTGAACAGGCTAATCATGAGCTCATCTTTTTGGTATTGAGCCGCAAAAGCCGCATCCAGGAACGAGTAGTCGAACGGGACGTTTGGATAGTGTTTGTGCCAGGCTGCCTGCACCAGCGGCAACTGTTCCGGCTTCATTTTCAGCGTCAGGTTGGCGGGTGGGTTCGTGTTGAACACCAGTATGACCGGTTCAATGACCGTGTGCAAGGAATGGTAATTGAAGTTCCTGACTACGCCAACCACCTTGCCTTTGTGCATAAATCCCTCCATTGGCTGACCAATGGCCTGCTTCCAGCCCGCCAGTTTAACAAAGGCTTCGTTCACCAGAAAAGCCCCGTTTTTATCGGCTTCCGAGCCTGCCGATACGTTCCGGCCACTCGCCAGTTTCATGTTCAGCAACGGCAAAAAGCGATCATCGATGGATAAGTAATTGCCCATGACTTCGCGTTTTTTGCCTGCCGATTGAAAGATGGTCGTGGCCTTGACCAGTATGGCATCGGGCTTGATGCCCGACCCAAGGGAAACATCCCTGATTGCGCTGCGTTGCCGCAGGTCATGGGCGAGGGCATAGCTGTGGGTTCTGGCCAGTGAATCGTCGGGGAGGTGAACAGTGAGCACCTGCTCTTTGGTAAAACCCAGATCGACGCGCTGCATGTAGTTCAGTTGACTATGCGCCACCAACACCCCGATCATCATGCCCACCGCCAGCACAAACTGAAAAACGGTGATCGTTTGCCGAAGTCCGAAACCGCGCCCCAACCCACCTGTTTGCCGTCGTAATACAGCCGCCGGGTTAAAGCCGGACAAGACAAACGCCGGGTAGAGTCCGCCCAGCAGGGCCGTGTTGACCAACGCAACGCCCGCCATTAGAAAACCATCGCCCCAAGCTATGGAAAGCTGAATTTGTAACAGGTCGTTGAAGAAAGGAACGGCAATTACCAACAGGACAATTGCCAGAACGACCGCCAGTAAACTTAATAGGAACGACTCAAACAAAA contains:
- a CDS encoding ABC transporter permease, translated to MLANYLKIARRHLWTNKLYTGLNAGGLAVGLTACLLMVLYVKHEFTYDSFHAKADRIVRVTVNLTTPEAPIAVASSPILLASALKRDYPDVETVARFEPVSATIKYGTDLRNEPDVYYAEQTVFSVFTYPFVEGNAARALTEPNTAVVTERFARQYAGHTRVLGKTFLCNKKLYRITGVMADLPSNADMKISALLAKDYTVYTDWLVDDFPVYTFVLFRQVPDLNAFTRKLALLSKTYIQPELRKIGAAGYAVVFQTEFLKDVHFSQGKMADMPKGNKQYGYLFLFLAVFVLVIALLNYINLLTARATGRAKEVGIRKASGALRQQLIGQFLFESFLLSLLAVVLAIVLLVIAVPFFNDLLQIQLSIAWGDGFLMAGVALVNTALLGGLYPAFVLSGFNPAAVLRRQTGGLGRGFGLRQTITVFQFVLAVGMMIGVLVAHSQLNYMQRVDLGFTKEQVLTVHLPDDSLARTHSYALAHDLRQRSAIRDVSLGSGIKPDAILVKATTIFQSAGKKREVMGNYLSIDDRFLPLLNMKLASGRNVSAGSEADKNGAFLVNEAFVKLAGWKQAIGQPMEGFMHKGKVVGVVRNFNYHSLHTVIEPVILVFNTNPPANLTLKMKPEQLPLVQAAWHKHYPNVPFDYSFLDAAFAAQYQKDELMISLFNGFSLLTLLVSCLGLFGLATYSAEQRTKEIGVRKVLGASVLNIVTLLSKDILKLVLIAIVIASPLAWYAMNQWLSDYAYKVDMSWWMFALAGFLAISIALLTVSFQSVKAALMNPVKSLRSE